The Manihot esculenta cultivar AM560-2 chromosome 11, M.esculenta_v8, whole genome shotgun sequence genome includes a region encoding these proteins:
- the LOC110626140 gene encoding rust resistance kinase Lr10, which translates to MVSCLVCCLCFIIFLADRGLGFNDCNTSTCGSFGPPVRFPFRIRGKQPRHCGYPQSEFHLSCSEKNDTVLQLPNSWKLFILEIDYKSQVIYAKDSGGCHFRRLISNLSLSVSPFELMNTRENITLFKCPSRKIQGWSYSVRQIPCLSDLHYDFLGASSYYLIENPDLLSCTKIHDYPEVALMDNLENWEGRNWSNPLLGLSWINPTCKSCEAKGASIKFIETGAVLGSVLLVAAVVLLYRRYSFNKMEKEFQSKIKSFLDDYMSHKPTRYSYADIKRMTSQFKDELGQGAYGNVFRGKLSDEILVAIKVLNISKGNGEEFVNEVGTIGKIHHVNVVRLIGFCADGFRRALVYEYLPNDSLQKFISPADDKNHFLGWKRLQDIALGIAKGIEYLHQGCDQRILHFDIKPHNILLDHDFNPKISDFGLAKLCAKDQSAVSMTTARGTIGYIAPEVFSRNFRNVSYKADIYSFGMLVLEMVGGRKIVDITKDSDEQIYFPEWIYNLLEEGEDLRFHIEEEGDAKIAKKLAIIGLWCIQWNPVDRPTIRVVVHMLEGEGENLTIPPNPFNSGIQTKKNPKISGKRLHSELDAISETE; encoded by the exons ATGGTTAGCTGTTTGGTTTGCTGCCTATGTTTCATTATCTTTCTTGCAGATCGTGGATTAGGCTTTAATGATTGCAATACATCAACATGTGGGAGCTTCGGACCACCTGTCCGATTTCCCTTTCGAATCAGAGGCAAGCAACCGCGCCACTGTGGCTATCCTCAATCTGAGTTTCATCTTTCTTGCTCGGAGAAGAATGATACTGTGCTGCAACTGCCAAATTCATGGAAACTTTTCATCCTGGAAATTGATTATAAGTCTCAAGTAATTTATGCAAAAGATTCAGGAGGTTGCCATTTTAGACGGCTTATTTCAAACTTGAGTCTGTCCGTTTCTCCCTTCGAGTTGATGAATACAAGAGAGAATATCACCTTATTCAAATGCCCATCAAGGAAAATACAAGGTTGGTCTTATTCCGTACGTCAGATCCCTTGCCTTAGTGATCTACACTATGATTTCCTTGGCGCTTCCTCATACTATTTAATTGAAAATCCCGACCTATTATCCTGCACCAAGATACACGACTATCCAGAAGTTGCACTCATGGATAATCTGGAGAACTGGGAAGGCAGGAATTGGTCCAATCCACTTCTAGGATTGAGTTGGATCAATCCAACATGTAAATCTTGCGAGGCAAAAG GGGCATCAATAAAGTTTATAGAGACAG GTGCAGTCCTAGGTTCTGTTCTTCTTGTAGCAGCAGTTGTTCTACTCTATCGTAGATATAGTTTCAACAAGATGGAAAAAGAATTTCAGTCCAAGATTAAAAGTTTTTTGGATGACTACATGTCTCACAAGCCTACTAGATATTCGTATGCTGATATTAAGAGGATGACTAGCCAATTTAAAGACGAATTAGGCCAAGGAGCTTATGGAAATGTGTTTAGAGGGAAGCTATCTGATGAAATTCTAGTTGCTATTAAGGTTCTCAACATCTCCAAAGGAAATGGAGAGGAGTTCGTTAATGAAGTTGGAACAATAGGCAAAATCCACCACGTCAATGTGGTTCGTTTGATTGGATTTTGCGCTGACGGGTTTAGACGAGCTCTAGTTTATGAGTACTTGCCAAATGATTCATTGCAGAAATTCATCTCTCCAGCAGATGACAAGAACCATTTCCTTGGGTGGAAAAGGCTGCAAGATATAGCACTTGGCATAGCTAAAGGAATTGAGTATCTTCATCAGGGTTGTGATCAGAGAATCCTCCATTTTGATATCAAACCGCATAACATCCTGCTTGACCACGACTTCAATCCTAAAATCTCAGATTTTGGGCTGGCTAAGTTATGTGCTAAGGATCAAAGTGCAGTGTCCATGACAACAGCTAGAGGGACCATTGGCTACATCGCACCTGAAGTGTTCTCAAGGAACTTCAGGAATGTTTCGTACAAGGCAGATATTTATAGTTTTGGAATGTTAGTATTAGAAATGGTTGGAGGAAGGAAAATTGTTGATATTACAAAGGACAGTGATGAGCAAATATACTTTCCAGAATGGATTTATAATCTtttagaagaaggagaagaccTTAGGTTCCATATTGAAGAAGAGGGAGATGCTAAAATTGCAAAGAAACTAGCAATTATCGGACTCTGGTGCATTCAATGGAACCCAGTCGATCGCCCCACCATAAGAGTTGTTGTTCATATGTTAGAAGGTGAAGGAGAGAATCTAACAATACCTCCCAATCCTTTTAACTCTGGCATTCAAACAAAGAAGAATCCAAAGATTTCAGGGAAGCGACTCCATTCAGAGTTGGATGCCATCTCAGAAACAGAATAA
- the LOC110626240 gene encoding LEAF RUST 10 DISEASE-RESISTANCE LOCUS RECEPTOR-LIKE PROTEIN KINASE-like 2.2, whose translation MIRETLIFVFLLVSQSCNAFETNRCAPSACGNIRNISYPFRLETDSINCGDHRYNLSCENNSTVLNLYGGKYYVQAINYHNFTIRLVDAGVRQHDCSSIPRFPLSHYHFRQGDPYWSDEGLGYSSLSGSILFLKCQNPVNFSLYPYMDAAPCISTGLKYSYVMVIRSPWVSNLMDLCSVEMMTLIPSAALDYYSYYGQKNVSFNEIHKYLAFGFEISWFDSLYCVNCTYGCYLENNTNRVHCRTWKSKIDIGYRLRVAVYYWLPMNILPNVGKFCALRTTFGALFIAAFLKYKWQRRHLSGYDAIEEFLQNHNNLMPIRYSHSDIKKITGSFKEKLGEGGFGCVYKGKLRSGKVAAIKILNSSKANGQDFINEVATIGRIHHANVVQLIGFCFERSKQALIYEFMPNGSLNNYIGRQEGSISLSWEKLYEISLGVAHGIEYLHEGCDMQILHFDIKPHNVLLDENFKPKISDFGLAKFYPTKGNIASLTAVRGTMGYMAPEFFYKNIGRVSYKADVYSFGMLILEMADKRKNVNSHAEHLSEVHYPFWVHDQLSNGKLPIEDITEGENVIARKIILTGLWCVQMQPCDRPPMKKVIEMLEGDLESLQLPPRPILFPATPVTMDRGELSSELGSSSLIENSS comes from the exons ATGATTAGAGAAACTCTCATCTTTGTTTTCCTGCTAGTCTCCCAAAGTTGCAATGCTTTTGAAACAAACCGCTGTGCGCCTTCAGCATGCGGCAATATCCGGAACATTAGCTACCCTTTCAGACTGGAAACTGATTCAATCAACTGCGGAGACCATAGATATAACCTTTCCTGTGAAAATAATTCGACGGTGTTGAATCTATATGGAGGAAAATACTATGTCCAGGCCATCAATTACCATAACTTTACGATCCGACTGGTGGATGCTGGCGTCCGTCAACATGATTGTTCTTCCATTCCTCGTTTTCCTTTGTCTCATTACCACTTCAGACAGGGAGATCCATACTGGAGTGACGAAGGATTGGGTTATTCTTCTTTATCGGGGAGTATCCTGTTCCTCAAGTGCCAAAATCCAGTGAATTTTTCTCTCTATCCATATATGGACGCTGCACCTTGCATCAGTACTGGACTCAAGTATTCATATGTGATGGTTATACGAAGCCCATGGGTATCTAATCTGATGGACTTGTGCAGCGTGGAGATGATGACTTTAATTCCATCAGCAGCATTGGATTATTATTCATATTACGGACAGAAGAATGTTTCCTTTAATGAAATTCACAAATATCTGGCGTTTGGGTTCGAGATTTCATGGTTCGATAGCCTCTACTGTGTTAATTGTACATATGGCTGCTACCTGGAGAACAACACCAACCGTGTTCATTGCAGAACATGGAAAA GTAAGATTGACATAGGATATAGACTCCGAG TTGCTGTCTATTATTGGCTCCCAATGAACATCTTGCCTAATGTTG GAAAATTTTGTGCTCTAAGAACTACATTTGGGGCTCTGTTTATAGCTGCATTTCTTAAGTACAAATGGCAAAGAAGGCACCTATCGGGATATGATGCAATTGAAGAATTCTTACAGAACCACAATAACCTTATGCCAATAAGATATTCTCACTCAGACATTAAGAAGATTACTGGAAGTTTTAAGGAAAAGTTAGGAGAAGGAGGTTTTGGTTGTGTATATAAAGGAAAGCTTCGAAGCGGTAAAGTTGCTGCAATAAAGATATTGAATAGCTCTAAAGCTAATGGACAAGATTTTATCAATGAGGTTGCTACTATTGGAAGGATTCACCATGCTAATGTTGTACAATTAATTGGCTTTTGTTTCGAGAGATCAAAGCAAGCTCTTATATATGAATTCATGCCTAATGGGTCTCTTAATAATTACATAGGTCGTCAAGAAGGATCGATTTCTCTAAGTTGGGAAAAACTTTATGAGATTTCTCTTGGAGTGGCCCATGGCATTGAATATCTACACGAAGGTTGTGATATGCAAATCCTTCATTTTGATATCAAACCTCACAATGTTCTCCTTGATGAAAATTTCAAACCAAAGATTTCAGATTTTGGGCTCGCTAAATTTTATCCAACCAAAGGGAACATTGCATCTCTTACAGCTGTGAGGGGAACGATGGGATACATGGCACCAGAATTCTTCTATAAAAATATTGGACGTGTCTCATATAAAGCAGATGTATATAGCTTTGGAATGTTGATACTAGAAATGGCAGACAAAAGGAAGAATGTAAATTCACATGCTGAACATTTAAGTGAAGTTCACTATCCGTTTTGGGTACATGACCAACTGTCTAATGGAAAATTACCGATAGAAGATATAACAGAGGGGGAaaatgtaatagctagaaaaataattttgacaGGATTATGGTGTGTACAAATGCAACCTTGTGATCGTCCTCCCATGAAAAAGGTTATAGAGATGCTTGAAGGAGACTTGGAAAGCCTACAATTGCCTCCGAGGCCTATTCTATTTCCTGCAACCCCAGTGACCATGGATAGAGGAGAATTATCATCAGAGTTAGGATCAAGTAGCTTGATTGAAAATTCAAGTTAA